The following are encoded together in the Cohaesibacter gelatinilyticus genome:
- a CDS encoding sarcosine oxidase subunit delta, translating to MIINHPILGPRDAQEFVYLGDAALINRPDGMVPEADDQFHDYIYLRENKAGLHRELWFHEQGDRSWLVVTRNTITHEIVEVELAHGVVLKARQEK from the coding sequence ATGATTATCAATCATCCAATTTTGGGTCCACGTGATGCGCAGGAATTTGTGTATCTGGGGGATGCAGCTCTGATCAATCGCCCTGATGGTATGGTGCCGGAGGCTGACGATCAGTTCCATGACTATATCTATCTTCGTGAAAACAAAGCAGGACTTCACCGCGAATTGTGGTTTCACGAACAGGGCGATCGCTCCTGGCTGGTCGTTACCCGCAACACCATCACGCACGAGATTGTCGAAGTCGAACTGGCTCATGGTGTTGTATTGAAAGCGAGGCAGGAAAAATGA
- a CDS encoding sarcosine oxidase subunit alpha family protein: MTQTHRIPGGLINRDKSLSFDFDGARYQGYEGDTLASALIANGVKLVGRSFKYHRPRGILSAGSEEPNALVELRNGAFQEPNTRATTAELFDGLVANSQNRGFSLRFDPMAINDFLSPFLAAGFYYKTFMWPKAFWEKLYEPVIRHAAGLGKLSKQEDPDSYDRGFLHCDLLVIGSGPSGLSAALVAARSGASVILADEDFQFGGRLLSDTDLLVDEFGVSWVEHCLEELRQLPNVRLMKRTTIFGAYDHGIYGAIEKVSDHLTSVADGKPRQTLWRITSKRAILAAGATERPIAFANNDRPGIMMAGAMRSYVNRWASTPGHSVALFTCHDEGHKTANDLIMAGVKVAAVIDPRADAASQGEYEMIRGGKVVDTKGRLGLQSIQIIDANGQRRVIECDALGVSGGWNPNVHLTCHQRGLPQWNADIAAFVPGGNLPVGMVVAGSAAGQLSTADVLKAGRAAANSCLEDLGKAASSIDLPKAEGEPIAIAPFWHVAESGPKAWLDFQNDVTIKDVKLAHREGFRSVEHLKRYTTLGMATDQGKLANIGALAILAELENKPINEVGTTMFRPPYTPVPMGALAGRSRGKDFRPVRKTPSHKWAEENGATFVETGNWLRAQWFSREGETNWRQSVDREALAVRTSVGVCDVTTLGKVDVQGKGAAAFLNKVYCNGFAKLAVGKARYGLMLREDGFAMDDGTAARLAEDHFVVTTTTAKAVPVYRHMEFVRQVLCPELDVQLISTTEAWAQYAIAGPNSRAVLEKIVDPDFDVSNEGFPFMACSELTICNGIRARLFRLSFSGELAYELAVPTRYGDALMRVLMEAGKEFDITPYGTEALGVLRIEKGHAAGNELNGQTTAAMLGMGRMVSQKKDSIGMVSSRRSELNREDDLRLVGVMPVDASQTVLSGAHVFDKHVEAVAAQDLGWVSSSAYSPNLESSIGLAFVKQGDQRLGEEIRLISAVDGVDMAARLVSPHFVDPEGGRLRA; this comes from the coding sequence ATGACACAGACCCATCGTATTCCCGGCGGTTTGATCAACCGAGACAAAAGCCTGTCTTTCGATTTTGATGGTGCGCGTTATCAGGGATATGAAGGCGATACTCTTGCCTCAGCTCTGATCGCAAACGGCGTGAAATTGGTAGGGCGGAGTTTCAAATATCACCGCCCTCGTGGTATTCTGAGCGCCGGTTCGGAAGAACCGAATGCCCTGGTCGAGTTGCGCAACGGTGCTTTTCAGGAGCCCAACACCCGTGCAACGACAGCTGAATTGTTTGATGGACTGGTAGCCAATAGTCAAAATCGTGGTTTCTCACTGCGTTTTGATCCAATGGCCATCAATGATTTTCTGTCGCCATTTCTGGCGGCGGGATTCTATTACAAGACATTCATGTGGCCAAAAGCCTTCTGGGAGAAGCTTTACGAGCCGGTTATCAGACATGCTGCCGGTTTGGGCAAATTGTCCAAACAGGAAGACCCTGACAGCTATGACAGAGGTTTTCTGCATTGCGATCTTTTGGTAATCGGATCTGGCCCAAGTGGGCTATCTGCTGCACTTGTCGCGGCTAGATCCGGTGCCTCGGTCATTCTTGCTGATGAAGATTTTCAGTTTGGTGGCAGACTGCTGTCAGACACAGATCTCTTGGTGGATGAGTTTGGTGTCTCATGGGTGGAGCACTGTCTTGAGGAATTGAGGCAACTGCCAAATGTCCGCCTCATGAAACGGACCACTATCTTTGGTGCCTATGATCACGGAATCTATGGCGCCATTGAGAAAGTATCCGATCATCTAACGTCTGTAGCAGATGGCAAACCACGCCAGACCCTTTGGCGTATCACATCCAAGCGCGCCATTCTCGCCGCGGGTGCAACTGAACGGCCAATCGCTTTTGCCAACAATGATCGCCCCGGTATCATGATGGCGGGAGCCATGCGCTCCTATGTCAATCGTTGGGCTTCTACTCCGGGCCACTCTGTTGCTCTGTTTACCTGTCATGATGAGGGACATAAGACGGCAAATGATCTGATCATGGCCGGCGTCAAAGTTGCTGCTGTTATCGATCCAAGAGCAGATGCTGCTTCTCAAGGTGAATATGAGATGATCCGTGGTGGCAAGGTCGTTGATACCAAGGGCCGTTTAGGGTTGCAGTCCATTCAGATTATAGATGCAAATGGGCAGCGCAGGGTGATTGAATGTGATGCGCTTGGTGTATCCGGCGGATGGAACCCAAATGTTCATCTGACCTGTCATCAGCGTGGATTGCCTCAATGGAATGCAGATATTGCTGCTTTTGTGCCAGGCGGTAACCTGCCGGTTGGCATGGTGGTTGCTGGATCAGCCGCAGGTCAGCTTTCAACTGCAGACGTTCTGAAAGCCGGCCGAGCAGCTGCTAATTCCTGTCTTGAAGACTTGGGTAAAGCAGCATCTTCTATCGATTTGCCAAAAGCCGAAGGCGAGCCAATTGCGATTGCTCCATTCTGGCATGTTGCAGAATCAGGCCCCAAGGCGTGGCTGGATTTCCAGAATGATGTGACCATCAAGGATGTGAAACTGGCCCATAGGGAAGGGTTTCGTTCCGTAGAACATCTGAAACGCTATACGACATTGGGCATGGCGACCGATCAGGGCAAACTGGCCAATATTGGTGCACTTGCCATTCTGGCGGAACTGGAAAACAAGCCAATCAATGAGGTTGGTACCACTATGTTCCGCCCTCCCTATACGCCGGTTCCAATGGGAGCGCTGGCTGGAAGATCTCGTGGGAAAGATTTCCGCCCCGTTCGCAAAACACCCAGCCACAAATGGGCAGAGGAAAATGGAGCAACCTTTGTCGAGACCGGCAATTGGCTCCGTGCCCAATGGTTTAGCAGGGAAGGGGAAACCAATTGGCGGCAAAGTGTTGATCGCGAAGCTCTGGCAGTCCGAACATCCGTTGGCGTTTGTGATGTCACCACCCTCGGCAAAGTCGATGTCCAAGGCAAGGGTGCAGCTGCATTTCTAAACAAGGTCTATTGCAATGGCTTTGCTAAGCTTGCTGTCGGCAAGGCGCGTTATGGCCTCATGTTACGTGAGGATGGTTTTGCCATGGATGATGGCACTGCAGCGCGTTTGGCTGAAGATCATTTTGTTGTCACCACCACAACAGCAAAGGCCGTACCAGTTTATCGACATATGGAGTTTGTCCGTCAGGTTCTATGTCCTGAGTTGGATGTGCAATTGATCTCAACGACTGAAGCATGGGCTCAATATGCAATTGCAGGTCCAAACTCCCGTGCGGTTCTGGAGAAGATTGTTGATCCCGATTTTGATGTCTCAAATGAAGGTTTTCCGTTCATGGCGTGCTCGGAACTTACCATTTGCAATGGCATCAGAGCCCGTTTGTTCCGTCTATCATTCTCGGGTGAGCTTGCCTATGAACTGGCCGTTCCCACACGCTATGGCGATGCGTTGATGCGCGTTCTGATGGAAGCTGGCAAAGAGTTCGATATTACCCCTTATGGAACCGAGGCGCTTGGTGTCTTGCGTATCGAAAAAGGCCATGCGGCGGGGAATGAGCTGAACGGTCAGACCACTGCTGCCATGCTTGGCATGGGGCGCATGGTCTCGCAGAAGAAAGATAGTATCGGCATGGTATCGTCACGCCGCTCCGAGTTGAATCGGGAAGATGATCTAAGGCTCGTCGGCGTTATGCCAGTTGACGCCTCTCAAACTGTACTCTCAGGTGCCCATGTCTTTGACAAACATGTGGAAGCTGTTGCGGCACAAGATCTGGGTTGGGTCAGCTCATCAGCCTATTCCCCGAACCTTGAAAGCTCTATCGGGCTTGCCTTTGTAAAACAGGGCGATCAACGACTTGGTGAGGAAATTCGCCTGATCAGTGCTGTTGATGGAGTGGATATGGCCGCCCGTCTTGTCAGTCCGCATTTTGTCGATCCAGAAGGAGGCCGTCTCCGTGCCTGA
- a CDS encoding sarcosine oxidase subunit gamma, with protein MPDFSLTPLSAMGGTAPSVQSIGELTIREECNWSLASVSVRQGRHNELQTSLEAFLGGSLPKAEEWKRSGDFGVFWTAPNQWFVQANHETHENLSSLIKAQAGEHGSITEQNDSWVVFELQGSMVALRELFARLCNVDWSRCVDGFATRTQIDHQGCFVLCGADESDENLKFHVLGPRSSAHSLHHSILAMAKSVS; from the coding sequence GTGCCTGATTTTTCTTTGACACCATTGTCTGCAATGGGAGGAACGGCTCCTTCAGTCCAGTCAATTGGTGAACTGACCATTCGCGAAGAATGCAATTGGTCCTTGGCGTCTGTTTCTGTGCGGCAAGGACGGCATAACGAACTTCAGACATCACTGGAAGCATTTCTTGGCGGCAGTTTGCCCAAGGCCGAAGAGTGGAAAAGATCTGGTGATTTTGGAGTTTTCTGGACAGCTCCAAATCAATGGTTTGTGCAGGCCAATCATGAAACTCATGAAAATCTTTCCAGCTTGATCAAAGCGCAAGCTGGAGAGCATGGCAGTATCACTGAGCAAAATGATTCATGGGTGGTGTTCGAGCTGCAAGGTTCCATGGTTGCACTTAGAGAGTTGTTTGCCCGGCTATGTAATGTCGATTGGAGCAGATGTGTTGATGGCTTTGCCACACGTACACAGATCGATCATCAAGGTTGTTTTGTGCTCTGCGGAGCCGATGAGAGTGATGAAAATTTGAAGTTTCATGTTCTTGGACCACGGTCTTCGGCACATTCGCTTCATCATTCCATCTTGGCAATGGCAAAAAGCGTTTCGTGA
- the folD gene encoding bifunctional methylenetetrahydrofolate dehydrogenase/methenyltetrahydrofolate cyclohydrolase FolD — protein MMTHLNKTAKIIDGKVFAASIRQQVSDHVKLLNSEHQIIPGLAVVLVGGDPASQVYVRNKAKQTREVGMRSFEHKLDESVSESTLLDLIVKLNQDPEVHGILVQLPLPDHIDSAKVIDMIAVEKDVDGFHVVNVGRLASGLDALTPCTPLGCLLMLKDLHGDLSGKEAVIVGRSNIVGKPMAQLLLRNHCSVTVVHSRSQNIKEICQRADILVAAVGRAEMVKADWVKAGATVIDVGINRIENNNVKPRLVGDVDFASVQPIAGAITPVPGGVGPMTIACLLANTVTACCRIHDLAAPDGLGA, from the coding sequence ATGATGACCCATTTGAACAAGACCGCGAAAATCATTGATGGCAAGGTGTTTGCCGCGTCCATTCGTCAACAAGTTTCAGATCACGTCAAATTGCTGAACTCGGAACATCAGATCATTCCAGGTTTGGCGGTTGTTCTGGTTGGTGGGGATCCTGCAAGTCAGGTCTATGTACGCAACAAGGCAAAGCAAACGCGCGAAGTGGGCATGCGAAGCTTTGAGCATAAGCTTGATGAGAGTGTGTCGGAAAGCACACTTCTGGATTTGATCGTAAAGCTTAATCAAGATCCTGAAGTTCATGGCATTCTGGTGCAACTGCCTCTACCGGATCATATCGATAGTGCCAAAGTGATTGATATGATCGCAGTTGAAAAAGATGTCGATGGTTTTCACGTGGTGAATGTCGGGCGTCTCGCGTCAGGACTGGATGCTTTGACACCTTGCACGCCTCTGGGGTGTCTGCTCATGTTGAAGGACCTGCACGGAGATTTGTCGGGTAAGGAAGCGGTCATTGTTGGTCGCTCCAACATCGTTGGCAAGCCGATGGCTCAGCTTCTCTTGCGCAACCATTGTTCCGTTACGGTGGTGCATTCTCGCTCTCAAAATATCAAAGAGATCTGCCAACGAGCAGATATTTTGGTTGCCGCTGTCGGGCGTGCAGAAATGGTCAAGGCTGACTGGGTGAAAGCCGGGGCCACAGTGATTGATGTCGGCATCAATCGCATTGAGAACAATAATGTAAAACCTCGTCTTGTCGGTGATGTTGATTTTGCCTCTGTCCAGCCAATTGCTGGAGCCATCACGCCGGTTCCAGGAGGAGTGGGGCCAATGACCATCGCCTGTTTGCTGGCCAATACTGTAACGGCTTGTTGCCGGATACACGATCTTGCTGCGCCAGATGGTCTTGGCGCCTAA
- the purU gene encoding formyltetrahydrofolate deformylase, with the protein MSKYALTVKCVSKRGVVAAISTYLAAQGCNISDSAQFDDQETGNFFMRVTFTSDEGKQIEELRDGFEETARNFEMEADFHDENVKMKVLIMVSKFGHCLNDILYRWKIGALPIDIVAVISNHNDYQKLVVNHDIPFYRVKVTKENKEQAEAQQLEIIEESGAELVVLARYMQVLSDEMCTKLSGKAINIHHSFLPSFKGAYPYKQAFARGVKMIGATSHYVTPDLDEGPIIEQDIVRVSHAQSASDYVSLGRDIESQVLARAIHAHVHRRAFLNGSKTVVFPASPNSFASERMG; encoded by the coding sequence ATGAGTAAGTATGCTCTGACAGTGAAATGTGTGTCCAAACGTGGTGTTGTTGCCGCCATCTCCACTTATCTTGCCGCTCAAGGGTGCAATATTTCCGACAGTGCCCAATTTGATGATCAGGAGACCGGAAATTTCTTCATGCGCGTCACCTTCACCAGTGATGAGGGTAAGCAAATTGAAGAATTGCGTGATGGATTTGAGGAAACAGCTCGCAATTTCGAGATGGAAGCGGACTTTCATGATGAAAACGTCAAAATGAAAGTGCTCATCATGGTCTCAAAATTCGGCCATTGCCTGAACGATATTCTTTATCGTTGGAAGATTGGTGCGTTGCCGATTGATATCGTGGCTGTGATTTCCAACCATAATGACTATCAAAAGCTTGTGGTCAATCATGATATACCCTTCTATCGGGTCAAGGTGACCAAGGAAAATAAAGAGCAGGCAGAAGCGCAGCAGCTTGAGATCATTGAAGAGAGCGGGGCGGAACTGGTTGTTCTGGCGCGTTATATGCAGGTGCTATCGGACGAGATGTGTACCAAGCTGTCCGGGAAAGCCATCAATATTCATCACTCTTTCCTGCCGAGCTTCAAAGGGGCTTATCCCTATAAGCAAGCCTTTGCTCGTGGCGTGAAAATGATCGGTGCTACATCCCATTATGTAACGCCTGATCTTGATGAAGGGCCAATCATCGAGCAGGATATTGTGCGTGTGAGCCATGCTCAAAGCGCGAGTGATTATGTGAGCCTTGGCCGAGATATCGAGAGCCAGGTACTGGCCCGTGCAATCCATGCCCATGTTCACCGTCGTGCCTTCCTCAATGGCTCCAAGACAGTTGTCTTCCCGGCAAGCCCCAACAGCTTTGCGTCCGAACGCATGGGCTAG
- a CDS encoding DUF938 domain-containing protein, with the protein MASKGKRFSSPSALRNREAIWNILQAFLPEKGMVLEIASGSGEHAIHFAARLPKLIWQPSDPSSKARASIREWSSEKRLENLLSPLDINVTNEVWQVEQADAILAINMVHISPWSATEGLMKGAGKLLPRDGCLILYGPYKQEGREFVESNVDFDNWLRNQDMQWGIRQLEEVAELAAQCGLKLSSVIDMPANNLSVIFRRN; encoded by the coding sequence ATGGCTTCCAAAGGTAAGAGATTTTCGAGTCCATCCGCATTGCGAAATCGTGAAGCAATCTGGAATATATTGCAGGCTTTTCTACCGGAAAAAGGTATGGTTCTCGAGATTGCCAGCGGTTCCGGAGAACATGCCATACATTTTGCAGCCCGTTTACCAAAATTGATCTGGCAGCCATCAGATCCATCTTCCAAAGCGCGAGCCTCAATAAGGGAATGGTCAAGCGAGAAGCGGCTTGAAAATCTCCTGTCTCCTTTGGATATCAATGTGACAAATGAGGTTTGGCAGGTTGAACAGGCGGACGCGATCCTTGCCATCAATATGGTGCATATCAGTCCCTGGAGTGCGACGGAAGGATTGATGAAAGGTGCGGGTAAGTTACTCCCGCGTGATGGGTGTCTGATACTCTATGGACCTTATAAACAAGAAGGCAGAGAGTTTGTGGAAAGCAACGTCGACTTTGATAACTGGTTACGCAATCAGGATATGCAATGGGGGATCCGTCAGTTGGAAGAGGTTGCCGAGTTGGCCGCGCAATGCGGCTTGAAACTCAGTTCAGTAATAGACATGCCAGCCAACAATCTGAGTGTCATTTTCCGGCGGAACTGA
- a CDS encoding chalcone isomerase family protein, with the protein MPGKSFISFITILIGLTLPVSAYSATVPGEVRKQISAPQKIGQVQVSFLGISMYSATLFTQQGNAFAWAKPFALKLQYKRSFSRSRLVKASISELERLEGKREDHAQIAQKLHGCFKPVRKSDRFVAIAKSRNSLHFFFNGRKTCNIQHSGIRERVLGIWLSDRSRNAQLSRKLRGKN; encoded by the coding sequence ATGCCAGGAAAGTCTTTTATCAGCTTCATCACCATTTTGATTGGTTTAACGCTCCCTGTTTCTGCATATTCTGCAACAGTTCCGGGTGAGGTGCGCAAGCAGATTTCCGCACCTCAAAAAATTGGTCAGGTTCAGGTTAGTTTTCTCGGAATCAGTATGTATTCGGCAACTCTGTTTACTCAGCAAGGCAACGCATTTGCATGGGCAAAACCATTTGCTCTGAAATTGCAATACAAGCGCAGCTTTAGCAGGAGCCGTTTGGTCAAGGCCTCAATCTCGGAATTGGAACGCCTTGAGGGAAAACGTGAAGACCATGCACAAATCGCCCAAAAGCTGCACGGTTGCTTCAAACCCGTAAGGAAATCAGATCGGTTCGTAGCCATTGCAAAAAGCCGAAATAGCTTACACTTCTTCTTCAACGGTCGTAAAACTTGCAATATTCAGCATTCAGGCATCAGAGAAAGGGTTCTGGGAATCTGGCTTTCTGACAGAAGTCGAAACGCACAACTCAGTCGCAAATTAAGAGGTAAAAACTGA
- the cobU gene encoding bifunctional adenosylcobinamide kinase/adenosylcobinamide-phosphate guanylyltransferase: protein MTNCRSTLIFGGARSGKSEFAEELCEKSDLELLYVATSAPQMNDEEMSDRINLHQERRGPRWKLIEEPVYLATCLRQHAREGQVILVDCLTLWLSNLMFENKYVEEHSMQLAQTIQDCPGTLIFISNEVGQGVVPEHALSRKFRDYQGLMNQYMAKQCDRVIEVRVGLPLILKPSPYPAITL, encoded by the coding sequence ATGACTAACTGTCGTTCAACTCTGATTTTTGGTGGGGCCCGTTCTGGGAAGAGTGAATTTGCTGAAGAGCTTTGCGAAAAGAGCGATCTGGAATTGCTCTATGTTGCTACTTCTGCCCCTCAAATGAATGATGAAGAAATGTCAGATCGTATCAACTTGCATCAGGAACGACGAGGTCCTCGCTGGAAATTGATTGAAGAGCCCGTCTATCTGGCTACGTGTCTGCGTCAACATGCAAGAGAGGGGCAAGTGATCCTGGTTGATTGCCTCACACTCTGGCTTTCCAATTTGATGTTCGAGAATAAATATGTCGAGGAGCATAGCATGCAGCTTGCTCAAACGATCCAGGATTGCCCCGGAACGCTTATATTTATCTCAAATGAGGTTGGGCAGGGTGTTGTGCCAGAACATGCTTTGTCCCGCAAGTTTCGTGATTATCAGGGCCTCATGAATCAATATATGGCCAAGCAATGCGACAGGGTGATTGAAGTGCGGGTAGGGTTGCCTTTGATCTTGAAGCCAAGTCCTTATCCTGCGATCACCTTGTAG
- a CDS encoding cobyric acid synthase has product MFQGTGSNVGKSMLVAGLCRALKHRGLSVAPFKPQNMSNNAAVTCDGGEIGRAQALQAMACGLQPSVHMNPVLLKPQSNIGSQVVVHGKVAGQMKARDYAANKGKFLTSVLHSYEHLKSQYDIVVVEGAGAASEVNLRAGDIANMGFAQAANVPVILVGDIDRGGVIASIVGTKTLLPPEDLALVKGYLINKFRGDVSLFDSGIEIISKETDWQNFGVIPWFDRAATLPAEDSEDLKRDIVSSERKGRVRIIVPILPRIANFDDLDALRADADISLEMIEPGMPLPQGADLILLIGSKTTIADFKFLQNQGWDIDILSHHRQGGAVMGLCGGYQMLGKSISDPKGVETEPGSDCLGLGLLDVKTILDGQKRTVQVSGSHLESGKDISAYEIHIGQTEGVDCERPLFEIDGNPEGAMSQDGLVMGSYLHGVFNEDAFRAAFFSKLGGSGKVNMAYQNMVEESLDSLAEHIEHHMDVDAILEIAKERRTRSCSESG; this is encoded by the coding sequence ATGTTTCAGGGGACTGGCTCCAATGTGGGTAAATCGATGCTTGTGGCCGGACTTTGCAGAGCTTTAAAGCATCGCGGTCTCTCCGTTGCACCTTTCAAGCCTCAAAATATGTCCAACAACGCTGCAGTCACCTGCGATGGTGGTGAAATTGGTCGTGCCCAGGCGTTGCAGGCCATGGCTTGTGGGTTGCAGCCAAGCGTTCACATGAACCCGGTGTTGCTAAAACCTCAAAGCAATATAGGCTCGCAAGTTGTTGTTCATGGCAAGGTCGCAGGGCAGATGAAGGCGCGGGACTATGCCGCTAATAAGGGAAAATTCCTGACTTCGGTTCTACACTCTTATGAGCATCTGAAAAGCCAATATGACATTGTAGTCGTGGAGGGTGCGGGGGCGGCTTCGGAGGTGAATTTGCGAGCTGGTGATATTGCCAATATGGGCTTTGCTCAGGCTGCGAATGTTCCTGTCATACTGGTCGGTGATATTGATCGAGGTGGAGTGATTGCATCCATCGTTGGAACGAAAACTCTCTTACCGCCTGAGGATTTGGCTTTGGTGAAGGGGTATCTGATCAATAAATTTCGTGGCGATGTGTCTTTGTTCGATTCTGGAATTGAAATCATATCCAAAGAAACGGATTGGCAGAATTTTGGGGTAATTCCCTGGTTTGATCGGGCAGCTACGCTTCCGGCAGAGGATAGTGAAGACCTAAAGCGTGATATCGTTTCAAGTGAAAGGAAGGGGAGGGTGCGGATTATTGTGCCAATCCTTCCGCGTATTGCGAATTTTGATGATTTGGATGCACTGCGGGCTGATGCTGATATTTCCTTGGAAATGATTGAGCCTGGTATGCCGTTGCCGCAAGGAGCAGACTTGATTTTGCTGATCGGATCAAAAACAACAATTGCAGATTTTAAGTTTCTCCAAAATCAGGGTTGGGATATCGATATTCTATCTCATCATCGTCAAGGTGGTGCAGTCATGGGCTTATGCGGTGGCTATCAGATGCTTGGAAAATCCATTTCCGATCCAAAGGGTGTTGAAACAGAGCCTGGAAGCGATTGTCTGGGATTGGGGCTGTTGGATGTCAAAACCATTCTGGATGGGCAAAAACGCACGGTTCAAGTATCAGGTAGCCACTTGGAAAGCGGCAAAGATATATCTGCATATGAAATTCATATCGGTCAAACAGAAGGTGTTGATTGTGAACGACCACTTTTTGAGATTGACGGAAATCCTGAAGGTGCAATGTCACAAGACGGCCTTGTGATGGGATCCTATCTTCATGGCGTTTTCAATGAAGATGCGTTTCGTGCGGCTTTCTTTAGCAAGTTGGGCGGTTCAGGGAAAGTGAACATGGCTTATCAGAATATGGTTGAAGAAAGCCTCGATTCTTTGGCTGAGCATATAGAGCACCATATGGATGTCGATGCCATTTTGGAAATTGCCAAAGAAAGAAGGACTAGGTCATGTTCGGAAAGTGGCTGA
- the cbiB gene encoding adenosylcobinamide-phosphate synthase CbiB — protein sequence MTDWFVLSDSYFAATFLIAFLALIMDALVGDPDWFWRRLPHPVVWIGTFISSLEKSLNAPLTLPPERQDIHMTRFRGMLMPLYLIVPALGVGAIIQKLLFDLGIGGILATGLIASVFIAQRSLSDHVYRVWQPLSNGDLNEARKAVSMIVGRDPEQLDAAGIARASIESTAENFSDGVVAPLFWLLIGGLPGLFAYKAINTADSMIGHKNERYQYFGWASAKLDDVVNLIPARISMILLLLGGKLRPKGPGEKHPSTGIWSNVKKIWLDAPKHRSPNAGWPEGAMAYLLNITLSGPRIYGDKVSKEPYVNETGRKDIGAREIKSAVSIYAWACGLEICAVGLGYAALLFSHFPNMT from the coding sequence ATGACTGATTGGTTTGTTCTTTCCGATTCCTACTTTGCAGCCACTTTTTTGATCGCTTTTTTGGCTCTGATCATGGATGCACTGGTTGGTGATCCAGATTGGTTCTGGCGAAGACTTCCTCATCCAGTGGTGTGGATCGGGACGTTCATTTCATCGCTCGAGAAAAGCCTAAACGCGCCACTTACTCTACCTCCTGAACGTCAGGATATTCATATGACTCGGTTCCGAGGCATGCTCATGCCTCTTTACCTTATCGTTCCTGCATTAGGTGTTGGCGCAATCATTCAGAAACTACTATTTGATCTGGGAATCGGAGGAATTCTTGCTACTGGCCTCATCGCTTCTGTCTTCATCGCGCAAAGAAGTCTCAGTGATCATGTCTATCGGGTCTGGCAACCACTCTCAAACGGTGATCTAAACGAAGCAAGAAAAGCAGTTTCAATGATTGTCGGGCGAGACCCGGAGCAACTAGATGCAGCAGGCATTGCCAGAGCTTCAATAGAAAGCACTGCCGAGAATTTTTCGGATGGTGTTGTCGCCCCCCTCTTTTGGCTATTGATTGGCGGGCTACCCGGGTTGTTTGCTTATAAGGCGATCAATACGGCTGACAGCATGATCGGCCACAAGAATGAGCGCTATCAATATTTTGGCTGGGCATCGGCCAAGCTGGATGATGTAGTCAATCTGATCCCAGCACGCATCTCCATGATCCTGCTTCTTCTCGGAGGTAAATTAAGACCTAAAGGTCCTGGAGAAAAACACCCCTCCACTGGCATTTGGAGCAATGTTAAGAAGATTTGGCTGGATGCCCCAAAACACAGATCACCCAATGCCGGTTGGCCCGAAGGGGCAATGGCCTATCTTCTCAATATCACCCTATCCGGTCCTCGCATTTATGGTGATAAAGTGAGCAAGGAACCATATGTCAACGAAACTGGCCGGAAAGATATCGGAGCGCGCGAAATCAAGTCAGCAGTCTCCATTTATGCGTGGGCTTGCGGCTTGGAAATCTGCGCAGTTGGTCTTGGTTATGCTGCATTGCTATTCAGCCACTTTCCGAACATGACCTAG